A stretch of Rhodopirellula bahusiensis DNA encodes these proteins:
- the nirD gene encoding nitrite reductase small subunit NirD encodes MSEYESVGKVSDFEDNVGKAVPVDGRMVAVFRKGDEWYAIDDLCPHMGASLAEGHVEDHSVTCPWHAWRFCIKDGTWEDNPRTKVDCFDVKVENDEVWVREKPDVE; translated from the coding sequence ATGAGCGAATACGAAAGCGTCGGCAAGGTTTCCGATTTCGAGGACAACGTGGGCAAAGCGGTGCCCGTCGACGGCCGAATGGTCGCGGTTTTTCGCAAAGGCGACGAATGGTACGCGATTGACGATTTGTGCCCTCACATGGGTGCGTCCTTGGCCGAAGGTCACGTCGAAGACCACTCGGTGACTTGCCCCTGGCACGCTTGGCGATTCTGCATCAAAGACGGCACCTGGGAAGACAACCCGCGAACCAAGGTCGACTGCTTCGATGTCAAAGTCGAAAACGACGAAGTTTGGGTGCGAGAAAAGCCGGACGTGGAATAG